In Pseudoalteromonas carrageenovora IAM 12662, the following proteins share a genomic window:
- the accC gene encoding acetyl-CoA carboxylase biotin carboxylase subunit: MLDKVVIANRGEIALRILRACKELGIKTVAVHSTADRDLKHVLLADETICIGKPSATESYLDIPRIIAAAEITDAVAIHPGYGFLAENADFADQVEQSGFVFIGPKGDTIRLMGDKVSAIAAMRKAGVPCVPGSDGPVSDDKERNMQIAKRIGYPVIIKAAGGGGGRGMRVVRSEAELIDSISLTQQEAKQFFGNGMVYMEKFLENPRHIEVQVLADGQGNAVHLGERDCSMQRRHQKVVEEAPAPGITAETRKFIGERCTRACIEIGYRGAGTFEFLYENGEFYFIEMNTRIQVEHPVTEMVTGIDLVKEQLKIAAGQPLSFTQDDVVIRGHAVECRINAEDPETFIPSPGKITRFHPAGGLGIRWDSHIYADYTVPPHYDSMVGKLITYGENRDVAIARARNALNELVIDGIKTNTPLHKRILADENFQNGGTNIHYLEKKLGL, translated from the coding sequence ATGTTAGATAAAGTAGTCATAGCAAACCGAGGTGAAATTGCACTTCGTATATTGCGCGCCTGCAAAGAGCTTGGGATCAAAACGGTTGCTGTGCATTCAACGGCAGATCGCGATCTTAAGCATGTATTGCTTGCAGATGAAACCATCTGTATTGGTAAACCATCAGCAACTGAAAGTTATTTAGATATTCCGCGCATTATTGCTGCGGCAGAAATAACAGACGCAGTAGCGATTCACCCAGGTTATGGTTTCCTTGCTGAAAATGCTGATTTTGCCGACCAAGTTGAGCAAAGTGGCTTTGTATTTATTGGTCCTAAAGGCGATACGATTCGCTTAATGGGCGATAAAGTTTCTGCTATTGCTGCAATGCGAAAAGCGGGTGTTCCGTGTGTACCAGGCTCTGATGGCCCTGTATCGGATGATAAAGAACGCAACATGCAAATTGCTAAGCGTATCGGTTACCCGGTAATTATTAAAGCCGCTGGTGGCGGTGGTGGCCGTGGTATGCGTGTAGTACGCAGCGAAGCTGAACTAATTGATTCAATTTCATTGACTCAACAAGAAGCTAAGCAGTTCTTTGGTAATGGTATGGTTTACATGGAAAAATTCCTTGAAAATCCACGTCATATCGAAGTTCAAGTACTTGCAGATGGTCAAGGTAATGCCGTGCATTTGGGTGAGCGCGATTGCTCTATGCAACGTCGTCACCAAAAAGTAGTTGAAGAAGCTCCTGCGCCAGGCATTACTGCTGAAACGCGTAAATTTATTGGTGAACGCTGTACTCGAGCATGTATCGAAATTGGATACCGTGGTGCAGGTACGTTTGAGTTTTTATACGAAAACGGCGAGTTTTACTTCATCGAAATGAATACTCGTATTCAAGTAGAGCACCCTGTAACTGAGATGGTTACTGGTATCGACTTGGTTAAAGAGCAGTTAAAAATTGCTGCGGGTCAGCCATTATCTTTCACTCAAGATGACGTGGTTATTCGCGGACATGCTGTTGAGTGTCGTATTAATGCTGAGGATCCTGAAACGTTTATTCCTTCACCGGGTAAAATTACACGTTTTCACCCGGCGGGTGGTTTAGGTATTCGTTGGGACAGCCATATTTACGCTGACTACACAGTACCACCACATTACGATTCAATGGTTGGTAAGTTAATCACTTACGGCGAAAACCGTGATGTTGCTATAGCACGTGCACGTAATGCACTTAACGAGCTAGTGATTGACGGAATTAAAACTAATACTCCTTTGCATAAACGCATTCTTGCAGATGAGAACTTCCAAAATGGTGGAACTAATATCCACTACCTTGAGAAGAAATTAGGATTATAA
- the tsaE gene encoding tRNA (adenosine(37)-N6)-threonylcarbamoyltransferase complex ATPase subunit type 1 TsaE, with product MTRSFQSHLNDEIATVAMGNQLAAIIEQGAVIYLHGDLGAGKTTFTRGVVQGFGHTGKVKSPTYTLVEPYELERANVYHFDLYRLGDPEELEYMGIRDYFSADAICVVEWPEKGGEFIPVPDLDITLSYVGDERKIVINSASERGVAIVEKLNS from the coding sequence ATGACGCGTAGTTTCCAATCTCACTTAAATGATGAAATAGCCACAGTAGCAATGGGTAATCAGCTTGCTGCTATTATAGAGCAAGGTGCGGTTATATATTTACATGGTGATTTAGGTGCTGGTAAAACAACATTTACGCGAGGTGTGGTACAAGGTTTTGGCCATACAGGTAAGGTTAAAAGCCCAACATATACACTAGTAGAACCATACGAGCTTGAGCGAGCCAATGTTTATCACTTTGATTTATATCGTTTAGGTGACCCTGAAGAACTTGAATATATGGGAATACGAGATTACTTTTCAGCTGATGCAATATGTGTAGTTGAATGGCCTGAAAAAGGTGGAGAATTTATTCCTGTGCCTGATTTAGATATTACTCTAAGCTATGTAGGCGATGAGCGAAAAATTGTTATTAATAGTGCAAGTGAGCGCGGTGTAGCAATTGTCGAAAAACTAAATAGCTAA
- a CDS encoding N-acetylmuramoyl-L-alanine amidase yields the protein MTRGITKLFLTLMVLVVSLPLWAQNTINSARVWPSPDSTRVVFDLDEKPDFSYFMLKNPSRLVVDLENTKELKILPGVPPKHQIVSKLRYSKPKNKKSVRLVFELSSAVKPVIFALAPAGPYKNRLVVDLYNKAQKQAVASPAQTAAKNRQLSQERDIVIAIDAGHGGEDPGSIGPSGTYEKTVTLQIAKRLERMIDGERGMISRMVRSGDYFVKLNTRTNRAREKKADFFVSIHADAFTSPGPNGASVWVLSLRRANSEIGKWIEDKEKHSELLGGAADVIKDAANEKYLAQALLDMSMDHSMKTGLSVADEVVKELKKVAKLHKKDPQHASLAVLKSPDIPSILVETGFISNPREERMLKSANHQERLAKAIFTSIKNYYLKNPPDDSLFAKLKSQYPTKHKVRPGESLSVLASRYGVTVSKLKQANKLSSNTLFIGQELDIPQS from the coding sequence ATGACTCGAGGTATAACTAAATTATTTCTTACTCTCATGGTATTAGTTGTGAGTTTGCCGCTGTGGGCGCAAAATACTATTAATAGTGCGCGAGTGTGGCCATCACCAGATAGCACTCGCGTTGTATTTGATCTAGATGAAAAGCCAGATTTTAGCTACTTTATGCTTAAAAATCCGAGCCGTTTAGTCGTTGACTTAGAAAATACAAAAGAGCTAAAAATACTGCCAGGCGTTCCGCCAAAGCATCAAATTGTTAGTAAGCTGCGCTATTCCAAACCTAAAAACAAAAAAAGCGTTCGGTTAGTGTTCGAGCTAAGCTCTGCGGTCAAACCGGTTATTTTTGCACTAGCCCCCGCTGGCCCTTATAAAAATAGGTTAGTTGTAGATTTATATAATAAGGCTCAAAAGCAAGCCGTTGCGTCACCTGCGCAAACAGCGGCTAAAAATCGTCAGCTAAGCCAAGAACGCGATATCGTTATTGCTATTGATGCAGGCCATGGCGGTGAAGACCCAGGATCTATTGGTCCTTCGGGTACATATGAAAAAACAGTTACTTTGCAAATTGCCAAGCGTTTAGAGCGCATGATAGATGGCGAGCGGGGAATGATTTCGCGCATGGTGCGAAGTGGTGACTACTTTGTAAAACTAAATACACGTACTAATCGTGCGCGCGAAAAAAAGGCTGACTTTTTTGTTTCTATTCATGCTGATGCATTTACCAGCCCCGGGCCTAATGGCGCTTCTGTATGGGTTTTATCGTTACGTAGAGCTAATTCTGAAATAGGTAAATGGATAGAAGATAAAGAAAAGCACTCTGAACTTTTAGGGGGGGCTGCAGATGTAATTAAAGATGCTGCCAACGAAAAGTACTTAGCGCAAGCATTGCTTGATATGTCGATGGATCACTCAATGAAGACCGGTTTAAGCGTTGCCGATGAAGTAGTTAAAGAGCTTAAAAAGGTAGCTAAACTACATAAAAAAGACCCTCAACATGCCAGTCTCGCTGTTTTAAAGTCGCCTGACATTCCTTCTATTTTAGTTGAGACCGGGTTTATATCTAATCCAAGAGAAGAACGTATGCTTAAAAGCGCTAATCATCAAGAGCGTTTAGCAAAGGCGATATTTACGTCTATTAAAAATTATTATTTAAAAAACCCGCCTGATGATTCGTTATTTGCAAAGCTTAAATCGCAATACCCTACTAAGCACAAAGTACGCCCAGGTGAATCTTTAAGTGTGCTTGCAAGTCGGTATGGCGTAACTGTAAGTAAATTAAAGCAAGCTAATAAACTTAGCTCAAATACGCTGTTTATTGGTCAAGAGCTTGATATACCTCAAAGTTAA